Proteins found in one Leishmania donovani BPK282A1 complete genome, chromosome 13 genomic segment:
- a CDS encoding alpha tubulin, with protein sequence MREAICIHIGQAGCQVGNACWELFCLEHGIQPDGSMPSDKCIGVEDDAFNTFFSETGAGKHVPRCIFLDLEPTVVDEVRTGTYRQLFNPEQLVSGKEDAANNYARGHYTIGKEIVDLALDRIRKLADNCTGLQGFMVFHAVGGGTGSGLGALLLERLSVDYGKKSKLGYTVYPSPQVSTAVVEPYNCVLSTHSLLEHTDVATMLDNEAIYDLTRRSLDIERPSYTNVNRLIGQVVSSLTASLRFDGALNVDLTEFQTNLVPYPRIHFVLTSYAPVVSAEKAYHEQLSVADITNSVFEPAGMLTKCDPRHGKYMSCCLMYRGDVVPKDVNAAIATIKTKRTIQFVDWCPTGFKCGINYQPPTVVPGGDLAKVQRAVCMIANSTAIAEVFARIDHKFDLMYSKRAFVHWYVGEGMEEGEFSEAREDLAALEKDYEEVGAESADDMGEEDVEEY encoded by the coding sequence ATGCGTGAGGCTATCTGCATCCACATCGGCCAGGCCGGCTGCCAGGTCGGTAACGCGTGCTGGGAGCTGTTCTGCCTTGAGCACGGCATCCAGCCTGATGGCTCCATGCCCTCTGACAAGTGCATCGGTGTTGAGGATGACGCGTTCAACACGTTCTTCTCGGAGACTGGTGCTGGCAAGCACGTTCCTCGCTGCATCTTCCTGGACCTCGAGCCTACGGTCGTGGATGAGGTGCGCACCGGCACGTACCGCCAGCTGTTCAACCCCGAGCAGCTGGTGTCCGGCAAGGAGGATGCGGCGAACAACTACGCTCGTGGCCACTACACCATCGGCAAGGAGATCGTCGACCTTGCGCTGGACCGCATTCGCAAGCTGGCGGACAACTGCACGGGCCTCCAGGGCTTTATGGTGTTCCACGCTGTGggtggcggcaccggctctggcctcggtgcgctgctgctggagcgcctgTCTGTGGACTACGGCAAGAAGTCCAAGCTTGGCTACACCGTGTACCCGAGCCCGCAGGTGTCGACTGCCGTCGTGGAGCCGTACAACTGCGTGCTGTCGACGCACTCGCTGCTCGAGCACACCGATGTTGCGACGATGCTCGACAATGAGGCCATCTACGACCTCACTCGTCGTTCTCTCGACATTGAGCGCCCGTCGTACACGAACGTGAACCGCCTGATCGGCCAGGTGGTGTCGTCTctgacggcgtcgctgcgcttcGATGGTGCGCTGAACGTGGACCTGACGGAGTTCCAGACGAACCTTGTGCCGTACCCGCGCATCCACTTCGTGCTGACGAGCTATGCTCCGGTGGTGTCTGCCGAGAAGGCGTACCACGAGCAGCTGTCCGTCGCGGACATCACGAACTCGGTGTTTGAGCCTGCTGGCATGCTGACGAAGTGCGATCCTCGCCACGGCAAGTACATGTCGTGCTGCCTCATGTACCGCGGTGATGTCGTGCCGAAGGATGTCAACGCCGCGATTGCGACGATCAAGACGAAGCGGACAATTCAGTTCGTGGACTGGTGTCCGACCGGCTTCAAGTGCGGCATCAACTACCAGCCGCCGACCGTTGTGCCCGGCGGTGACCTCGCGaaggtgcagcgcgccgtgtGCATGATTGCCAACTCGACCGCGATCGCTGAGGTGTTTGCCCGCATCGACCACAAGTTCGACCTGATGTACAGCAAGCGCGCGTTCGTGCACTGGTACGTGGGTGAGGGcatggaggagggcgagtTCTCCGAGGCGCGCGAGGATCTCGCTGCGCTGGAGAAGGACTACGAGGAGGTTGGCGCTGAGTCCGCCGACGACATGGGTGAGGAGGACGTCGAGGAGTACTAA